The Hyperolius riggenbachi isolate aHypRig1 chromosome 3, aHypRig1.pri, whole genome shotgun sequence genome window below encodes:
- the LOC137561304 gene encoding immunoglobulin superfamily containing leucine-rich repeat protein-like: MDFYFEFFGIVCYLFLVPSASCPVECRCTNATRPSVDCSYRDLIYVPTNLPDRLRQLTLSVNQISDLSATSFANTVEVKSLWLSYNKITTIQAGTFHSLTHLMNLDLSHNKLSNFPWGDLLTLGDLQLLNLNNNHLVAISPGTFNNSRSLRSLQLSSNHLYSLPEGIFDPLTALSHLQLHDNAFHCSCSLLWLMDWIKKVKTIDKKGDVICLTPNDLKGTSLEKVPDMYCRKPLEVMGDNPSLANTLLLCREVGVPYLLTHKLDNEDNSYKNIKVSTKIFANGSITLSPDKKGALYLCHVSNHTAGNTDKISMSIARYEISGWPNEPGQKLLLLLVSDKLSSEVDAGSCVSPIGRMHSLLLLGLLWYTIS; the protein is encoded by the coding sequence ATGGATTTCTACTTTGAATTCTTTGGCATTGTATGCTACCTGTTCCTGGTGCCAAGCGCCTCTTGTCCTGTTGAGTGTCGGTGCACTAATGCCACCAGGCCTTCTGTTGATTGCTCTTACCGGGACCTCATATATGTGCCAACAAACCTTCCTGATAGACTTAGGCAGCTTACCCTCTCTGTCAACCAAATCAGTGACCTCAGTGCAACCTCTTTTGCCAATACTGTGGAAGTCAAGTCCCTGTGGCTGTCTTATAACAAGATAACCACGATACAAGCCGGCACATTTCATAGCCTGACGCATCTGATGAACTTAGACCTAAGTCATAACAAGCTCTCGAATTTTCCATGGGGAGATTTATTGACACTTGGAGATCTCCAATTACTAAATCTTAATAACAATCACCTAGTTGCTATTTCACCTGGTACATTTAACAATTCTAGAAGTCTAAGGTCCCTGCAGCTGAGTAGCAATCACTTGTATTCCCTGCCTGAAGGAATCTTTGATCCATTGACTGCCTTGTCACATCTCCAGCTGCATGATAACGCCTTCCACTGCTCCTGTTCCTTGTTATGGCTAATGGACTGGattaaaaaagtaaaaactaTTGACAAGAAAGGTGATGTCATCTGCTTAACTCCCAATGACCTCAAGGGAACCTCATTAGAAAAGGTACCTGATATGTActgcaggaagcctctggaggtaaTGGGTGATAACCCTTCACTGGCCAATACTCTGTTGCTGTGCAGAGAGGTTGGTGTTCCATATTTGTTGACACACAAACTAGATAATGAAGACAATAGCTACAAAAATATTAAAGTATCCACTAAAATATTTGCCAATGGAAGCATCACATTAAGCCCTGATAAAAAAGGTGCTCTCTACTTATGCCATGTGTCCAATCACACAGCAGGAAATACTGATAAGATCTCCATGTCTATTGCCCGTTATGAAATTTCCGGATGGCCAAATGAACCAGGCCAGAAGCTACTACTCCTTCTTGTGTCTGACAAGCTGAGTTCAGAGGTGGATGCAGGTTCATGTGTATCGCCAATAGGCAGAATGCATTCGCTGTTATTACTTGGGCTGTTGTGGTACACCATTTCATAA